A part of Cryptococcus neoformans var. neoformans JEC21 chromosome 4 sequence genomic DNA contains:
- a CDS encoding tRNA (cytosine-5-)-methyltransferase, putative, protein MGRPRGKKHGGRGGGRAPQTRDNGAGEWKVFSPADYKNEAFEAYYKEQNIMTPEEWPEFMSSLKQELPLTFRVTGSRAHAETINDIIKDTYVPNMQNVEFEGKKYNPPTQLAWYPGQLAWQVNAPKRVVRKTEPFKNFQRFLVGETEVGNLSRQEAVSMIPPLFLDVQPHHHCLDMCAAPGSKTAQIIEALNPHHTTSTGLLIANDSDYKRTHMLVHQTGRMPSKGLMVTNFDASMFPAIKLEEGKNLQFDRILADVPCSGDGTLRKNMEIWAKWGVADGNSLHSLQLRILERAMNMLKPGGRLVYSTCSLNPSEDESVIAAALLKHTQFSLVDVSSDLPELKRRPGMDKWKVATQEGKDGEIHWYETFDEYRKAVDEGKEKEKGEKGKGLPSSLWAPENVESLNLNRCMRLLPHDQDTGGFFVAVLERAGASQTSSLKRQASPVEGEAEIKRAREKSPAPAASAEAEAAPAAAAAAAESAVKAEKPVTTKKEKRDNSFKEDPYSYVDPSHAEVKAIIEKFQFKDTFPRDNLLVRNEYGDPLRTMYLTNDIVKQIILNNDYTRMRLISAGIKSFTRQDSATSKNSELICKWRPPIDGILELLPHLGDGVLIEGTLSELRTLLEDHYPALEKFKRSEWKEEMEKREMGAAVVKFNAGNCDGGELKLPMYLPIWKAKMSLSLMIDKREKSILSLRTFGEDICKPPPIQSDQKVASASTDPTPASTDPTPAEKEAQKMEDLVAGDAEGEGKPGVALATEGGEEVVA, encoded by the exons ATGGGCAGACCTCGAGGAAAAAAGCACGGCGGT CGAGGCGGTGGACGAGCTCCTCAGACTCGAGACAACGGAGCCGGCGAATGGAAGGTGTTCAGCCCTGCTGACTACAAGAACGAGGCATTCGAGGCGTACTACAAG GAGCAAAACATCATGACCCCCGAAGAATGGCCCGAATTCATGTCCAGCCTCAAACAAGAACTTCCCTTGACTTTCCGAGTTACAGGCTCCCGAGCCCACGCCGAGACTATCAACGACATCATCAAGGACACATACGTTCCCAACATGCAGAATGTCGAGTTTGAAGGCAAAAAGTACAACCCCCCAACCCAGCTTGCCTGGTATCCTGGTCAGCTCGCATGGCAGGTCAACGCTCCCAAGCGTGTTGTGAGAAAGACGGAGCCTTTCAAGAACTTTCAAAGATTCTTGGTTGGAGAAACCGAGGTTGGAAATCTGAGCAGGCAGGAGGCAGTTTCTATGATTCCCCCTTTGTTCCTCGACGTTCAaccccaccaccactgcCTCGACATGTGTGCCGCCCCTGGTTCCAAGACTGCCCAAATCATTGAAGCTCTCAACCCCCATCACACTACCTCTACCGGTCTTCTTATTGCAAATGATTCCGACTACAAGCGAACCCACATGCTTGTCCATCAGACTGGTAGAATGCCGAGCAAAGGACTGATGGTTACCAACTTTGACGCTTCCATGTTCCCCGCCAtcaagttggaagagggcaAGAACCTCCAGTTTGACCGAATCCTCGCCGATGTACCCTGTAGCGGCGACGGTACCCTCCGCAAGAATATGGAAATTTGGGCCAAGTGGGGTGTCGCCGACGGCAACTCccttcactctcttcaGCTTCGTATCCTCGAACGCGCCATGAACATGCTCAAACCCGGCGGTCGATTGGTTTACTCTACCTGCTCCCTCAATCCCTCTGAAGACGAATCCGTCATCGCCGCCGCACTACTCAAACACACTCAATTCTCTCTCGTAGACGTTTCATCAGATTTGCCTgaattgaagaggaggccGGGAATGGACAAGTGGAAAGTTGCGACCCaggaaggcaaggatgGGGAGATTCACTGGTACGAAACATTTGATGAATACAGGAAGGCTGTGGATgagggcaaggagaaggaaaagggcgagAAGGGTAAGGGCTTGCCGAGCAGTTTATGGGCGCCCGAAAACGTGGAGAGTCTCAATCTCAACAGATG TATGAGATTATTACCCCACGACCAGGACACTGGCGGTTTCTTCGTCGCCGTTCTTGAGCGAGCTGGTGCCTCTCAAACTTCATCACTCAAGAGGCAAGCGAGTCcggtggagggggaggCGGAGATCAAGCGAGCGAGGGAAAAGTCACCCGCGCCTGCCGCGTCTGCTGAGGCTGAAGCTGCCCCTGCGGCTGCGGCTGCGGCTGCCGAGAGTGCAGTTAAGGCAGAGAAGCCAGTGACaaccaagaaggaaaagagggataACTCTTTCAAGGAGGATCCATACTCCTATGTCGACCCTTCCCACGCAGAAGTCAAGGCCATCAT CGAAAAGTTCCAGTTCAAGGACACTTTCCCCAGAGACAACTTGTTGGTTAGGAACGAGTACGGAGACCCCCTTCGAACCATGTACCTTACCAATGACATTGTCAAG CAAATCATCCTTAACAACGATTACACCCGCATGCGTCTCATCTCCGCCGGTATCAAATCCTTCACTCGTCAAGATTCGGCCACATCCAAAAATTCTGAGCTGATCTGCAAGTGGCGTCCCCCAATCGACGGTATCCTCGAGCTCCTCCCTCACCTCGGCGACGGTGTCCTCATCGAAGGTACCCTCTCCGAACTCCGCACCTTGCTTGAAGACCACTACCCTGCTCTCGAAAAGTTCAAGAGGAGtgaatggaaagaggagatggagaaacgCGAGATGGGCGCCGCTGTTGTCAAGTTTAACGCTGGGAACTGCGATGGCGGCGAACTCAAGTTGCCGATGTATCTTCCTATCTGGAAGGCCAAGATGAgtttgagcttgatgatCGATaagcgagagaagag TATTCTCTCACTGCGAACATTTGGCGAGGACATTTGCAAACCTCCTCCTATTCAGTCCGATCAGAAGGTCGCTTCTGCCTCTACTGATCCCACTCCAGCCTCTACTGATCCCACTCcagcggagaaggaggcaCAGAAAATGGAAGATCTTGTCGCCGGCGACGCAGAGGGTGAGGGAAAGCCTGGGGTAGCTCTGGCCACTGAAGGAGgtgaggaggtggtggcTTGA
- a CDS encoding GTPase, putative, producing the protein MGSLQWDYILKYVLIGDSSVGKSSLLVRLTDDRFDLTEPTLGVEFGSRILTVGEQGKRVKVQCWDTAGTESFRSITRSYFRGAAGALLVYDVTRRDSFEHVTSWLDDLRRHADENVSIILVANKTDLCSPTPPSLPTASYGQAIPPPSPTPPSSSPQFSFKPRAVTSQEGMLFAKSNNLLYVETSAKEGWNVENAFEWTAREILKRVTEEELERKKGGNGVKLGEGKKAGGCC; encoded by the exons ATGGGATCACTACAGTGGGACTACATCCTCAAATATGTCCTGATCGGCGACTCTTCCGTCGGCAAATCGTCACTCCTCGTTCGTCTCACCGACGATCGTTTCGACCTTACCGAACCAACCCTTGGTGTCGAGTTTGGGAGCCGGATATTAACTGTAGGCGAGCAGGGAAAGAGGGTTAAAGTGCAATGCTGGGATACGGCAGGGACGGAGAGTTTTAGGAGTATAACACGGAGTTATTTTAGGGGAGCGGCTGGAGCATTGCTGGTTTATGATGTTACACGGCGAGACT CATTTGAACATGTTACTTCTTGGCTTGATGACCTTAGGCGGCATGCCGATGAAAACGTGTCTATCATCT TGGTCGCGAACAAGACCGACTTGTGCTCTCCTACCCCCCCATCACTTCCTACAGCATCATACGGCCAAGCAATCccacctccttcccctACGCccccatcttcatcacccCAATTTAGCTTTAAACCCCGAGCGGTCACCTCTCAAGAAGGGATGTTATTCGCTAAATCAAATAATTTGCTGTATGTCGAGACTTCggcgaaagaaggatggaatgTTGAGAATGCGTTTGAGTGGACGGCCAGGGAGATTTTGAAGCGGGTtacggaagaagaactggagaggaaaaagggTGGCAACGGCGTTAAGctgggagagggaaagaaggcagGAGGGTGTTGTTGA
- a CDS encoding ferric-chelate reductase, putative — protein MTICLIEDCPTSAQRMAASANADSWYKAMHWARTTAIGCLVLIALLAILNWSRWHFRYRPRKLTAALRGLGYPHLAFIDLSLGITLGLFTLFMSLFIWCFQMKPYYRPGVEWGNPPLGIRAGWIAQALLPFVFVMGSRINPLAWITRVEASRWMIWHQYGARVLLFFSVIHTFIILYAPYRQGGISWTRAYWTTYNKPSNFFNSHGRMVNGTFALAALSWIVFSSFAKIRNWNYEFFIVQHILSIVAFLISLWPHVKVSIPDALYYIYASVAVWGFSILVRFFWETVEFAGLGKWKGKAILQGFGGDEMSGKGGVTRLVVETKRGSWETGQYVYLRVPSVNPFQSHPFTIASSPPTNSDIDTPSPLTILISSRSGITKRIARSALSNPSKSIPVIVQGPFGGFGEKLERFDKVLVICGGVGAAMGWPVASKLVREGRKVKMIWSVRNIDCLEWFNDDRSFDRTDVTIHLTGPNPDQTSTFSAPMKPSSSKIESSQPVEAETTASTPGVEEKLFDIASGTVVNSGRCDITKVLREYTEGMDQGERLAVIVCGPTSMLADTANAVAKLQWDIVRGKSVLGEVWMHKERFGW, from the exons ATGACGATATGTTTAATTGAGGACTGTCCAACCTCGGCCCAGAGGATGGCAGCCTCAGCCAACGCTGATTCATG GTACAAAGCTATGCACTGGGCACGCACGACTGCTATTGGGTGCTTGGTTCTGATCGCGCTTCTCGCTATACTCAATTGGTCACGATGGCATTTCAGATACCGCCCTCGAAAACTTACTGCTGCTCTCCGGGGGCTTGGTTACCCGCACTTGGCTTTTATCGACTTGAGCTTGGGCATTACTCTC GGCCTTTTCACCCTCTTCATGTCACTTTTCATCTGGTGTTTCCAGATGAAACCATACTATCGCCCCGGCGTCGAGTGGGGTAACCCCCCTCTTGGCATCCGGGCAGGATGGATCGCACAAGCTCTCCTGCCATTTGTTTTCGTCATGGGGAGCAGGATCAACCCGCTGGCTTGGATTACGAGGGTGGAAGCGTCaagatggatgatttgGCATCAATATGGTGCAAGAGTTTTAC TTTTCTTCTCTGTTATACATACATTCATTATTCTCTATGCGCCCTACAGACAAGGCGGCATCTCCTGGACTCGGGCTTATTGGACGACGTACAACAAACCATCCAATTTCTTCAACAGCCATGGTCGTATGGTGAATGGTACCTTTGCGCTGGCCGCACTGAGTTGGATAGTATTTTCGAGTTTTGCAAAGATCCGCAATTG GAACTACGAGTTCTTCATCGTTCAACATATTCTCTCTATCGTCGcattcctcatctccctctgGCCTCATGTGAAAGTATCCATCCCTGACGCCCTCTATTACATCTATGCCTCTGTCGCTGTTTGGGGGTTCTCTATCCTTGTTCGGTTTTTCTGGGAGACCGTAGAGTTTGCAGGACTGGGTAAATGGAAAGGTAAAGCGATATTGCAAGGTTTTGGAGGCGACGAAATGAGTGGGAAGGGTGGTGTGACGAGATTAGTGGTAGAGACTAAAAGGGGATCATGGGAGACTGGGCAGTATGTTTATCTTCGAGTGCCCTCAGTCAACCCCTTT CAATCCCATCCATTCACCATCGCCTCCTCGCCCCCGACTAACAGCGATATCGATACCCCTTCGCCGctcaccatcctcatctctaGTCGTTCAGGCATCACCAAACGCATCGCCCGTTCCGCCCTATCCAACCCATCCAAATCAATTCCCGTCATTGTCCAAGGTCCCTTTGGTGGATTCGGCGAGAAGCTAGAAAGGTTTGATAAGGTGTTGGTGATCTGTGGTGGGGTGGGAGCTGCGATGGGGTGGCCAGTGGCTAGCAAACTTGTcagagaagggagaaaagtCAAAATGATTTGGAGTGTCCGAAATATAG ACTGTCTCGAGTGGTTCAATGACGACAGATCTTTTGATCGTACCGACGTAACCATCCACCTTACAGGCCCCAATCCCGACCAAACGAGCACATTCTCCGCTCCCATGAAACCCAGTTCAAGCAAGATTGAAAGCTCTCAACCCGTCGAAGCTGAAACTACAGCTAGCACTCCGGGCGTTGAGGAAAAACTTTTCGATATTGCATCTGGAACAGTTGTGAATTCCGGTCGGTGTGACATCACCAAGGTCTTGAGGGAGTATACAGAGGGAATGGATCAAGGTGAACGACTTGCAGTTATTG TATGTGGCCCGACCTCTATGTTAGCTGATACTGCGAACGCTGTTGCGAAGCTTCAATGGGATATTGTGAGAGGAAAGAGCGTCCTTGGAGAGGTGTGGATGCACAAGGAAAGGTTTGGGTGGTAG
- a CDS encoding adenylate kinase, putative → MSMLVRPRAIPRIAPILAPQRPSKRFNSSSTASTSSPVSHVASAVADTAHSLADKFREAARFINSPSYDGVEEKGLRMLVFGKPGSGKGTLSSRLVKEYDISFVSTGDVLRKEIAAKSEVGRKAEAVVASGGLVSDELMLEIVKAELDRLKGKSWIIDGFPRTLHQGELIDTVLNQENRPLNMVVHLNVPDSVIMARIAARWVHLPSGRVYNTTYSAPKVPGKDDVTGEPLTKRPDDTPETFSKRLQAYYESTAPLLKYFEETYPESLHSISGSSSDELWPQLVELIEPFNLRRRQTPAEKGRVDAEKVRKQADDLRDSREVDVPGEGKKVVAR, encoded by the exons ATGTCCATGCTCGTACGCCCCAGGGCAATTCCTCGCATCGCCCCGATACTCGCCCCACAACGCCCGTCCAAGCGGTTCAACAGCTCCTCAACAGCGTCTACATCTTCACCTGTATCGCATGTGGCTTCTGCAGTCGCCGACACAGCCCATTCCCTTGCGGACAAGTTCCGCGAAGCTGCGAGGTTTATCAACAGCCCATCGTACGATggagtggaggagaagggtctGAGGATGTTGGTGTTTGGAAAGCCGGGAAGTGGAAAG GGTACTTTGAGCTCAAG ACTCGTTAAAGAGTACGATATCTCATTTGTCTCCACCGGCGATGTGCTTCGTAAAGAGATTGCGGCCAAGTCAGAGGTCGGTCGGAAGGCCGAAGCTGTTGTCGCTTCTGGAG GCCTTGTGTCAGACGAGTTGATGTTGGAGATTGTGAAAGCTGAGCTTGACCGGTTAAAAGGAAAG AGCTGGATCATCGATGGCTTTCCTCGCACTTTACACCAAGGCGAGCTTATTGACACAGTCCTCAACCAGGAG AACCGTCCGTTGAACATGGTGGTCCACCTCAACGTCCCTGACTCTGTCATCATGGCCCGTATAGCAG CGCGATGGGTCCATCTCCCTTCTGGTAGAGTTTACAACACGACCTACTCTGCGCCCAAAGTGCCgggaaaggatgatgtgACTGGGGAACCTCTGACGAAGCGACCGGATGATACACCT GAAACGTTCTCCAAGCGTTTGCAAGCTTACTATGAGTCGACTGCTCCGCTACTCAAG TACTTTGAAGAGACGTACCCCGAATCACTCCATTCGATAAGTGGTTCATCTTCCGATGAG CTCTGGCCCCAACTCGTCGAGCTCATTGAACCCTTCAACCTCCGGCGCCGCCAGACTCCAGCCGAGAAGGGGCGTGTGGATGCAGAAAAGGTAAGGAAGCAAGCGGATGATTTGAGGGATAGTAGAGAGGTGGACGTTCccggagaagggaaaaaagtCGTTGCTCGATGA